In Cryptomeria japonica chromosome 1, Sugi_1.0, whole genome shotgun sequence, the sequence GCATTCATAGTGAATATCCCTCTCTCATAGTCgcaatatattttgtaattaaatttttaattccaaGAGTTGGACTATATGTATTGAAAATACATAAGCTTGTTCAGTTCACCACATCCAATTTATAAATCTGACTTGCATTCAAGGGTTTGCAATTCATGGAAAAACATACATAAAACTATAATATTATATAAAACATCAACCAACTCTCATGGTGCACACAAAAAGACTAACTCCTAACAATGATCTATCATAATaggaaaaaaaaaacttaaaatcttATCATACTCCTGATTTATGTCAAAAGGCCTCTCCGTTTTCGTTTTATTGGATTAAGGAAAACAATGcactaatgcaaaaattgataagTGACCTTAGCATCCTTTTGGGGTCTCTTAACAGCCCTCAGAGCCAAACAAGGCATTATATTGTTTCCAAATGACCTATTTGCAACAAGATAATTTCAGTCACAACATGGACGATTTGTCAGGCCCCCTAAGTGATTTCAGCTAACAACAAGGGTGATTTGGGGACGATGAGCACTTTTGGACCTTTCTAATAAAAATTTTCTATATGAAAGTTGCTCAATGGGATTTGCCTTGAATGTCTATCTTGTTGGTTTGGAGCTACCTTTTGTCCTTTGTTAGCTGTAATCCTTTTTAGTGTTGTACTTTTGTCCTTGAATGTGCTTGATCAATCTATAGCAAGAGTTAGGTgagttatgtaatgtccccttcctaaccaATTGAGTTGGTGGACCATTAGCCTATTCAATTTGGTTCCAATAGGCTAATGAGTTAGGGTTAGGGGACTTTGGAAGTAGTTTGTCTAGCAATTTGGCAATATTTGATGTTTAGTTGAGCTCCCACCATTATTATTAGAATAACACCCTTTTCTGTAGTGATTTTGGGTTAGTCTTCAataattactatttttagtaagtcaatttCAAGTATCGACTGAGCCAACTAGCAATGTTACTATTTTTAGTATTGTCATGAATTCAGTTTTGATAATTATCTCATCATTCTCTATAGTCTAGTGGTTTTaaataatataatgataagtatcaATTAATAAAGTTTAAGATTTAACTTcatcattattttaatttatttaataaagggaCTATGGGGACCAATTATAAAATGAAAGATGATTTATTTTGAATGAATGGTGCCTTTTTATATTCGGACGCTACATTGGAAGATTAAAAAGTGACTTCTAGTAAATTAATAGCAAAAGTGAAGAGAGTTGATTTTCTTGGGAGAGCTATAAAAGCAATTTTGTGGAGCTGATGTTGGATATTTGATATTGCTTGTGCTTCTGGAGGAGATTGTTCTTCTCAGGTTTGTGAGGACAAAAACCCTTGCAAGCAACATTCCCCACATCATTAAAAAACACAATCTGGGGAATTACTTGGTGTTTTCATTAGAAAGACACTAGAGCTTTCATGGTGATTCATATGCATCTTCTCAGTTTATAGTTGTAGATTTTTGGAGGCTTATTTTCAGTTTGCAAATTGAGAAGCATGAGGAGGGTTGGAGCTGTTATTATCTTGCTTTATGGCGTCATACCAAATGGCCTTTGCTACTCGTACATGTGTAGTGGGACATTAGGTTTCCAGTGACTTCATCAGATAGGGTTTGGAGAGTTTATCTTGTTGTTTTGGGTCAGCCAAGTCTGGAGAACACAAAGATAACTTCAGTTTAGTCAGTGATGGTGAACCTAGGGTGTGGCATCCATTTTTAGTGAGCCAAATTGCATATTTTATGAACAGCGCCAGCTATTTTATTGCTGCATTTTGTGGTTATGTTGAAATTAGATATATAATGTCATTTAATGATTTGGGtggctcaaagttttgagaaattTTGCATATTTTACTCAGAATTCAAATCTAGAATTTTTAGCTCTTTGTATATCTGAATATTGTCACTTTTCTAAGTTATTAGTTAGCTGCAAAGATTTCTGTTATCTGCAATTTATTTGTCATTTCAAAACTATTGCAAACACTTTCAAAagacaaataaaaaaaataatgcaaAACAGGGCAGCATATTACAAGTTATCAAATCTCCTCGATGATCAACCATTCATGACTTAAGTTTGAGTGTTTTGAATCCATCCTTAGGTGTTGCTTGTAGGCTTTAAAGTGTTGGGGATGAACTTTAGTGTGGGCTCTACTTCTTTCCAATCCTGCCCATCATTGATGCTGATGCTGGGAGTCATGTACTCTCTCGACAATTGTGAGAAGATTTTATCTTCCGTCATGTTGGTGTTATCCTGTGATGATTTTGTAAGTCTTCCGCTAGTGTTTCTGTGTTGAGTTTGTGCCATCATGCACCTAGTGGTTTAGCTTTGTGTTTTGGATGCAATACCATTCCTTTTGGTGACATAGTTGTGCGAGCATGAGTTGTGACGTGTATATTGCAAATGTAACAGGAAAAATTTGTTCATCCATGTTTTGTTCATTAATGTCCTGGTGTAAAAGTTGAGGCATTTCAATTCATGTTTGTATTAAATTTATTGTAAATATATTTATCTTCAATCTTAATATATTTATATTGGTATtacaaatatttatatataatatgttATTTTGTATATATAGTACAGCTGAACTAAGTTGTACCAAACCCAGGGGAAAAAATTGCCATACCAGCCATATCGGGTGCAGGGTTTGGTTTGGTGTTCCATGTGCCCAAACTGACAACTTAAGTTTTTCCTGTTGTCTGCAAAATTGTGGACTGTGTTGTATTCTCTACCACTTTCCCTTGAAATTGGTTGGGTAGCAGCAAATACTGGTTAAACCAGACAAAAATTGATCAGTTGACAATGAAAGCAACAAACAACAGAATATGGAAAAAAAGGTGAGAATATTTGTTGAGGCAGAGAGGAAAATTCTCAGCAAATAAAAAACCCAACAAAAGCTGCAATTTAACCCAAAGTTAATTGCTAGCTGCAGTTTAACTCAACGTTAATTTGTTATAGAATGATATTATGTCTAAAGATCATGACCTATGATCGGTGTGGCCTGTATGAATCAGTTGTTCACCCCCATGTGCCTACCAAGTATCTGATGGTATGAATGGAGCAAAATCTGCACGATAAAATCTAGATTAATTGAGACAAACTAGTAGAGGCCCCAAGCTTTGGAAACTAAATCTTTGACAAGAAGGCCTCAATCTTTGGAAGGCGGAATGTGGAAATGCGTGAGCAGAATGAGGAATTGCAATACACCACAAGGGAAACTTCCACTCCTAAAAGATGCAAAAGGTAAACCAAATCATAGGTGTAAATTGTGCACATCAACAATATAAAAGGAACTACCCAGAAAATGTCATCCAAAAGTAAATCGCATTTACAAGCATAGTTATTGTGAAGGAAACAAAATTGTCCCTCTTTTCTGTTTGGCTTGACAGACTTGATACATTTGTCATCAAAAAAAGGGAAGTTCAAAACTTCCACGGTGCACCTTTGTCAACAATTTTGTAAGTTCAATACATCCTAACATTATATATGCAATAAAGGAAGGGAACAAACAATCGAAGTTCGGCCCTATTGCAGTGAACAAAACAGAACAAAAAAATAGTAACACATAATACAAGCGAAAGGAGACAGATGAGCAAAGTTCCACGAATACACATCTTGCTCAGAAGATGAGAATATCAGACACAAGACAAAAATGATCTTTTTCAGCTAACAAAATTATTTTATCTTGAGAATAGGGTGAGCAGTTTTGCAACCAGATATGCTTCAATTAATTGTACAATTTTGTTGCAAAAGGAAGTTGGTACAGGAAAACCTGAGAATTTTTTTCAGTCCTCTTTCACGAGTCAGAGATGTGGAAAAGAAGCAATGCACAAGGGGCTTTCCATTAATTGTTATTCTACCTTGGACTTTGGTACATGTTTTTATTACAAACAAAAAGGAAGAAATGCACTGCAATTAACAACATAATAAATTGATCTCATAAGACAAGCAGAAGTGCCAGGTTACAACTCTTAAGACACCTTCCATAGAAGTTGCAAGCTTCCCTTGACATTCAAAGGCATTCAAGCAGACTGAATGAAAGTTTGATGGGGCAACAAAAGGTGGTGCAGAATTGGATAGTAGGTCCTGCAAACCTTATCTTACATAGAGTGTATGTATCTGATTACTGGAATGGAGGCCACCAACAAAGTTAATGTTGATTGGATTCTTGTCCTGGCTGCAAAGGATCCAGTTTGTATGCTTGAGGAGAATCCCAGTCGCAATCAAGTATCCTTCCTCATGTTTGAATAATGCCAAAATAATCTTGTACGCTAAGTCACATCTACTCTCAAGGCTCGACTAATTGGCAATCATCTTTCTAAAGCTCTGATTAGAACAAAAAGATCATTTCTTCTAAAAATACCTTCAAAGTTTTCCTAGTCCTAAGCATTTCCTGAAGTTGAAAATCTGATGCTTGTCTTCAGAAAATCAAAAAGGTCTCTCAAGATGAAAGGATTGCAGAGAGAAAAGAACCATCCATCAACAAATAATCTTCATGATTAAGGTCTCCATGTAGAAATGGCCATAATAATCCGTCCCTTCCAGCCTAACAGCAACCAATTACCATCTTCATCCACTCCAAAGTCCTTATGGTATAAGGATTTCAATTTTTCCCTGGCTTTGGAAAAGATGCTACGATTCAGCGGAAGTTGAACAAATCCAGCTCTCTTAGTCCTGACCTGCCACTGTTTGTATGTTTCTGGTCTCTCTACTCTCTCCAATCCCTCACAAGCAACAACATTCAATATTTCCCGGCCCAAAAGTTCTTTCTCTAAACAAATCCTCTCAGGATGGTCACGGGGTATGGTGGTTTCAAGTGCATCAAATAGAGCAGAATAATGAAAAAGCGCCTCTCGGAACCTTGTAATAAAAAAAGGAGCACTGTACGCCCCATTCACCACACCTTGTATATAGAGACTAGGATTCATGCTCCTAATCTTGTTCAACACAATATTCCTTGGGCTCTCCACAATCACTGTCTCATCCATCAAATTCCGTAGCCTGTACATGCAGTTTACTACGAGCAACTCATCACTCCTCAAGTTAAGATCTGCTATATCCAAGTTCTCCCACTTGGCTGCTATGGCTTGGTATTCAAAGGGCACACCAAAGGACTTAGCATAATCAGCGAGACGCCGCCCTGTCTCTTCAATTCTCTCTGCTGGCCTGAATCCAGGTTGAGGAAAATCAATCCCAGTTATACGGAGCTTGGGAGGCCCACCAGGACGGTTGGccaaattttgaattagacatggCCACTGAAAGCCATAGAGCACTCCAAAATCCACAATGTGCAACCTTGTTGCATTCTCTGCTAATCGCAGAATAGTCTGGTTTGAAAGAAAATGTGATATTTTTTTGAAAGGAGTGGCAGCTAAGTAGAGATGATATGCCTTCAAAATCTCTGCTGCTGACGGCCTGTTGCTTGAAACAATGGTATACAAACGCCCACCAGTTCCAGATAACCGTGCCTCCAAGCTCTCTACAAAGTAATGGGCCAAGCGCTGTGACCCATCTCCATGAGGAGATGCATGTTGCCTGATCTGCTTCAAGATCTCATTGGCCCCTCGATTATCATCTGTTGCCACTGCCTGTGCACAATGAACAAGAAGTGTTCTTAAATCCACCACTTCCTTCTTCCCTTGCTTCTTCCCACGAGACTTGCCACTCTGTGTACCCCCTTTCACAGACCCATCCTGAGGGCTCTTCTGCACTCCATTCTGCAACACTTCCTTCTGTATAACAGAGAAATTTCTACCATTCTTCCCCTGACAGAGCAATACTTCGTCAAACTTTTCAGTCCTAATCACATGTTCTGGAAAAACAGCAGAATGCTTGTTGCTCTGCCTATCTTCTAGGTCTAAATCCTCACGGTGAGGATTCTTATGCCGCTGCTGCTTTGATCCATTCGCATCATCACTGTGCACCCCGATATTCTGTTGAGTGGTTACACCAACACCCTCACCCACACCCCCACTCCCGCCTTCTTCTATCTTCTCCAGTTTGAACTCAAAGTCACTCTCCTGCTTTGGCACTCGCCAAAACCTCTCCTTCCCTAACCGAGCTCCCAAATTATTTTCCCTGGCCATCACCTGGTTAATATAAAAAGCCTCATTGAACTCTCTGTCAACATTATTTTCCCTGGCCAACTGATAAGAATAAAGAGCATCCTCAACCTCCCTGCTGACACTGCCAAAGCTCTGTTCAGTCTCTGAAAACAGTTCAGGAAGACTCATCTCATAAATCGGAGATTCAGGAAAGCCGTCCATAACAGTACTGCTGCCAGATGAACTAAAGGACAGCTGAGAAGAGTAGTCTGTTGAAAAATTCGCAGACACAGGAGACTCCAAACCCCTTGAAATATCAAAAAGGTTCCCAATAAAGCCCCTGTCTTCAATCCCATTGTTCCTAATGTCATCAACACCTAATCCCTCATTATAAAGTTGATTCTGTGAAAAAGAAGGCTCTGAGGGATGGGGAGGGTAATTCTCACCTAGAATATCATAAAAAGGTTTGGCAGTAGCTTGCAGAGCACTGCACTCCTGGTACATGCACTTCCTGTCCTCCATATCTTCATTCATAAGCATATCATTGATATACTTCAAAACTATGTCAGAGAACAGCTCGGAGTCCTCCGATTCACCATCAGCAGCAAGGGGCGTTGCCTTCTCAGACGAACATGATGAGGAAGACGAGCCCTCCTGAAATGGCACCACGCCCTGCTGCTGAGGCAGCCATGGCTCCTGCGCCACTGTGCTGGCAGGATCATTACCAATACTACCACTGCTATTGCTATCATTACTATTGCTGTTGCTATTACTGTTACTATAAGAATTACTCGAGCTGAAACCCTTTCCCCCTCCTTTCTCCGCCATGATAGTGTTTGAAATATAATTCGTCGGGGGATCGAAACTCCTAATGACTTTGTTCAACTCTAAGGCCGCCTCCTCTTCCTCTAAATAATGGCTTCTCATCCTCTACCACAGAAATAGACTCGCAATGACTGAAAGCATCATATTTCCCCACAAACAAAAACTATCAGATCTAGATAGAGGATTATATCGCATACCTTTTCCCTGAACAATCGATTCTTCCTTCTTGTTGTATTTTTTTCTCTGTGCGCGCATCGTCCTTGCAAGGAGTGAAAGATCTCCTCGAATAATGTCTAAGGGTCCTAGAGACACATCCACCTGCAAATATACCTTTCCTAATCCCATTCCGGGCTAGCCCCCGCCGTCGATCAATATCAAACGGCTAGCGTCTTCCCAACCGGAATCGCCGGTACAATTGCTGCGCTCTAGAGCTTTCCCTCTCTGTTATCCGGTAGCCGTCAGTGTTACGTTCTAGAATTCATGAGGCTGTAGATCTGCCCCTAGTTGGGGCAGGTTTCAGGAACCAATCAATGCTCAACACATTCGATTTATACTTAATTTGGGTCCCGCGTTTACCTTTCTGTCCGCGCCGATCCGGTCAACTGGATAAGTAACCCTTACTTGGCGGGCAAGTCTCCATTTTAGAGGAGGAAGCTCCCCTCGAATCTTCCTTCTCGCGACTCCCCATGGTCACTTCTTTTTTGTCAACGATCTTTCTAACCCAGAAGGGATTCTATCCAATATAAAAATACACATACATTTCTCTGTttggtatttattttattttaatttgtgaaAGGTTATTTGCATCCGCTCTTTGAGTAACAAGACGCTGACAGTTGGCAAGGTCaataattgataaaaaaatttaaaatgtcttTAGAGTGAGGAGAAAGAGAAGTTGTTTTGCTCATGCATATCGATTGGACCCTAGGTAGTCACTTTATTTAAACGTAAATTACGCTATGATGAATTGGACCGTGTAAATGTTTTTCCATTGACCATTTTGATTCAAagtacatttcctatttttttattttttttaattaaagttgTTGTTATCGATATATTATTTTGGGGGAAACAATTATATTTTCTAGATCACAAAGTACTtttcatatttttgttttttaattaaaaattttattaatatattatttaacaaTGTAAAAAAATAATTTGGGAAACAATTGGATTTTTTAGATTACAAAATATTTgtcatatttttgtttttaattaaaGTTTTAATCAATATACTATTCAAAATAGTAAGTTTTATTTTTAACATAGATTATAAATTATAGTAAAGATATTCTTTTAGTCTCAAATagttaatatattaaaaattatatttactATTACAAAATAAATAGAATGGCTATAATACAAaacatatattaaaaattatatttactATCTTATATTacatcaaataaaaaatataatacaaaACGTGCTTTCAAAGGATAATAATGATTATATGGCTCTAAGCTAATAGAAGTAATTTAAAAAGG encodes:
- the LOC131036650 gene encoding scarecrow-like protein 9 translates to MRSHYLEEEEAALELNKVIRSFDPPTNYISNTIMAEKGGGKGFSSSNSYSNSNSNSNSNDSNSSGSIGNDPASTVAQEPWLPQQQGVVPFQEGSSSSSCSSEKATPLAADGESEDSELFSDIVLKYINDMLMNEDMEDRKCMYQECSALQATAKPFYDILGENYPPHPSEPSFSQNQLYNEGLGVDDIRNNGIEDRGFIGNLFDISRGLESPVSANFSTDYSSQLSFSSSGSSTVMDGFPESPIYEMSLPELFSETEQSFGSVSREVEDALYSYQLARENNVDREFNEAFYINQVMARENNLGARLGKERFWRVPKQESDFEFKLEKIEEGGSGGVGEGVGVTTQQNIGVHSDDANGSKQQRHKNPHREDLDLEDRQSNKHSAVFPEHVIRTEKFDEVLLCQGKNGRNFSVIQKEVLQNGVQKSPQDGSVKGGTQSGKSRGKKQGKKEVVDLRTLLVHCAQAVATDDNRGANEILKQIRQHASPHGDGSQRLAHYFVESLEARLSGTGGRLYTIVSSNRPSAAEILKAYHLYLAATPFKKISHFLSNQTILRLAENATRLHIVDFGVLYGFQWPCLIQNLANRPGGPPKLRITGIDFPQPGFRPAERIEETGRRLADYAKSFGVPFEYQAIAAKWENLDIADLNLRSDELLVVNCMYRLRNLMDETVIVESPRNIVLNKIRSMNPSLYIQGVVNGAYSAPFFITRFREALFHYSALFDALETTIPRDHPERICLEKELLGREILNVVACEGLERVERPETYKQWQVRTKRAGFVQLPLNRSIFSKAREKLKSLYHKDFGVDEDGNWLLLGWKGRIIMAISTWRP